CCATCCTTCCAGTACAGTTTTGTGAGGACatactttttaaatggaaaaataacaggAGGACCCTCTAACTGAAACCAGGTAGGACCAGAGTCAGTTCCTCAGGCCCCTGCGGCAGTCTGGCCAAAGCTGGCCTTACGAAGCGAGCGCGTGGAGAAGTCTGGGGAACCAGGCCCTCCCTCTTGTGAGGGAAGGGCTGAGCAAAACTCATGTTCTCTTTAGTGAAAATGGTCCAAATTCAGATCCAAAAGCCTCCATTATGGCATTCCCTGGCACTCTTCTTATACTTTATACATTGAAGGCAGCTCCCTCTTTTATGGCCAGTATAAGCaggcaaagaaacaaaggaatatagatacatatatgtgtatatatatatattttatataggtaaaatatatacatattttatatatgtatatatacatatttgggggtagggaaaggagaggagggtcATGTAAACCTAAACAGTCATCACATTACCCCAAATGAGCCTGACTTtaacaaaaagataataaataactCCTGGGGGTTAAGTGACAACATGGGTGCAGCAAGAAGGGAAAGGGCACAAATTTAACTATTAAATACACTTTGATATTTGTTTGGCAGAGTTCAGGCCAACCCCAGGCTTCTGCCCTTGCCAGACAAGTAAGCTGatgatattcaaagaaaaaaataaaaatattaaaaaaaaaaattcaagcagaGCTCCATACCACAGTTTTCCTTCAAGTCAGTTGGCCGGCAGGCAGTTTCCCGACCACCAGGAACAGAAACTTTGGCTCCAaggtaaatgaaacaaacaaacaaaaaaaagtatttccactTACAACATGAAAATACAGAAACttcatcaaagaaagaaaactatcaaaGAAGTCTACTTCCAGCAAAACTGAGGTAGCACTGCTTTCTCTGCATTCAATGCTTAAGTGGTTCTCAGTACAACATGTTCTTAAAAAATGCTCACTTGACTGACAGGTGCAGCATGTTGATGGAAAAACTCAACATGAAATGCAATAGGTCAAAGAAGGAATGAGCAAGAAGTGAGGGAGATCAGGGAGATCAGGGTTCTGGATAAATTAGCTTAAAAGGGGGTTGTCACCAGACTACACATGCTCTTGGCTGGCCTTGGCTCTCCAAGAGTCTAAATCGCCTGGGAATTAATGCAATGTGGTTAACAGTTAACACTGCTATTCAAATCTgtgtaaatctttaaaaataattattacaacCTAAATTCAACCATGTAAACAGCACTACACACAGTACAGACCTGCCCTGAAAAACAATATGCAAAACTGAGATCTGGCACTGCATCATTTTGTAATGTTAATTCAACCTAACAGTCCCATCCCCCTCCCTGCTCTATGCCCTCccctactggaaaaaaaaaaaaacaaaaaaaaaaaaactaatttgtgCAAGAAATGGCAGGCTTATTCTATCTGaaggcttcaaaaaaaaaaatacacaacatgTAACCAGGTTCAAATATTCTGGGAGATCCCCcccaaaaaggaaataaccaaaataaccaaaaaaatgaagaaagtgcCTAAAACATGATACAGCATTTTAGAGCCCTTTCAGATACAAGGCAGAGAAAGGTGTAAAGTAGAAAATATCCGGATCTTCAGTAATTTCCAAAATGGTCCAATTCCTCTCTTGGCTGCAGGGCAGCTGGCAGATCCTTGCTGCTGCTCCTGGGACAGAGCCATTAAGTCTGCTCCTCGGGACACAAGCCCTCGGGCCCTGAGCTGAGTgcacctctcccttccccttctcttttccttcgcTCCATTTCCCACTCCACAAAGGTATCAAAGAGACTTGGCCAGGCCTCATCTTCACTGTAGTTGCTGAGGTCAGGGCCAATCACCTGAGTGAAGTTAAGGAACATGTTCCAAGTGTCCCGGGAGATGCCCTTGATCCCCGAGGGGTTCTCTGTTAGGAAGTTTAGCCATTGGTCCAATACCGGAGGATTGTTCTGGGTAAAGACTAGTTTCCACAGGGCAATGGCTATTTCCCGATGCAGTGACCGCTGCCCTTCTTCAGAGTCCAGGCCAAACTGAAATGTAAACCGGTAGAGATCCTTGAATTTATCCTCTTGTTTGGCTTCTGTTAAGAGGCTAGGGAACCGTGCACAGATTCCGTCAATGCTGTCTGCACTTATTGCTTTGCAGCCATCAAAAAACTCCTTCCTgcaacagaaaggaaaaggacaattaataattataaactgTATTATTTACAGGCAATATACATAGTGATTAAGAGCAGGGCTTTCAGGCCAGATGGTCTGGATTTGAATTCTAACTCCTTCAACTAATTAGTCCTATTTCCTTATTTGTCAAATGGTAAAAATAACACCTTACTTCAAAGGGTTTTGGTGAGGACTAAACAAATTACTATTCTGCTtctaacagtgcctggcacacagttggCAGCTGATAatggttcatttattcattcattcatcttccCAAAGCTAAACTCAAGTCTCCTGCTCCCTGCCCTGTTTCCCGCTCTGCAATAGTGATTAAGCTGCGGATTCTTTCCTTCCAGAggattctttccttcctgcttccctTCTGATTCTCTATGGATTGTTTGTTTGGGGTACACTTTTAGTGATTGCAAAAGGAGACTTCTGGAGCCAAGGATTCTGAACCTGGGTAATTCTATCACCAGAGATCAAAATTctatcattaaaaaacaaaaattatgtatttttaacatcTATACAATGCTTTCAGCTTACAGCATGGTCTCGCATTGATCATCTTCTCAGGGACAGTAGCATCTGCTGAAGAGGTGAGGCCTCTGAGGTCTGGAGGGTAACCTTCCTGGGGTGGGGGCATGCAAACTACAAATTGTATGGCTGGGTCTCAAAGTCAGTTCTTATTCATAACCCCGTGTTCTACAAACCACATTCTATAGGGACACATGACCAGAACAATATGCACAGCTACTGCTTAGTAACTGAGGCCAACTGACCTTGTTACACACAGGCCTGGCCACGGGCGGGCAATACGCTAAGTACTAGAAACGGCAAGTGGCTTCTTGGAGGGAGAGAGGCATATCCCCTCCCCAGAGGCACTTACTGTATTGGTACTCACAGCGCCTGGCACATGCTGGGCATACAATAAATACTGAGTGACACGTAAaggagtaaaagaaaagaaaggtccaAGGCAGCAGTGGGGCTGAGCAGCAACTTGGCGACCTGGTTCACCCTGGCTTATTCCTCATTTAAGGCAAAGATGAGCAGTGACCAGTTACTGAGAAGCTGCCAAATAATGCTAGGATAGGCCTGAAATTTGACCTATGAATTAGGCAAAGGCATTAttctgcacaaaaaaaaaaaaaaaaaaggggtacACATTAGAACCAGACATGAATCTTTATCAAAATCCAAATCCAAATGCCCGGGTCTTCCCCCCTGAGATTCCTATTTAGTGGGTCTGCTGCAGAGCCAGGGAGATACATTTTAAACCTGTAGAGTCCAGAGGGGCTTCTCAGCATCATAACCACAACTTGGCTCAAAACATTTAAGCTTTAGAGAACCtgatcagaaaaatagaaacgtAAAAACTTACCCAAAACCCTATGAAGCCAACCCAGTCCTATCCTAGCTGGGTGCCACTGCTCACCTGGTGACACCAAGTGTTTGTGACTGACCTGGTGAATTTGCACATGGTTGCAGCCTGGAACTTCCAAGCCAAGAGCAGCACTCGAAATTCTGTGGGGTCGACACATAGGTCATTGCAAAAGCGCTCCATGCCTTCCTCCAAAATTGCATCTTCCCGCTCATCCTTGTAGCGCCTGAACAGTTCTTCCAACCTCTGCAAGGAAGACTCCTCGGCATTGGACTTGGACTCCCTCCCAGCATCTCCCGAGGACGTCGGCAGCTGGCAGGCCTCAGTGGCAGCCTCAGCCTTCTTGGTCCCGTTGACAAGGATATCTCCACCTGGCTTGCCACAGGGTGGTACCTGCTCCTCACGGTGGCCTGCACCCCGCCTGCTGTGTGACTTGTTGCTGGGGTCACGGTCTCCATTCTTGCTGCCCAAGGTCGATGAGGGATTCTTACACTTGGTGACACACTGGCCCATGGTGCTGGTGGCCCGGCCTCTAGAGTGGCCCCCTCTGGATCGGATGCCCTCGCTGCCACTGGCCCATGTACCTCAACATGCCATCAGCCAGAGGAGCCAGCCAACCTGGAAGGAAGTTAGAAAGCCATCACCTCTGGGCAGGGGAAATGGGGTATGGACCCTACCTTCTAGGGTGCGCAGTGGTTCACCACTCTATTTCCATAAGCCAACAACAAACCATGGGAGAGACCCCGAGTTCATCATCTCCTTCATAGGCCAGTTCTGTAACTTCACCTTGGCGACACAGTGGTTGGGGCATATATGGAGAACCAATGAGGAAAATTCCTAAAATTCTTAAGGTAACATAGATTTCAAAGAGGCTGATTCATATGTAGAATGCATCAAAGACTACAGTTTGACAGAAATATTCCAGAGGAAATCTGTCTTGCCAACTTGCCATCACATAAGAAAAGTTATTTGGACCTGGATTAAGCCAGAAGGCACAAAGGAAGGGTTCATCTTCTAATTCCTAATGCCAGCGtcctcagattttctttttcagtaggaTGAGTAGGGAGGAGGGGTGGCCATATTCGGAACAATAGTCTCATAATGCCCTAACGATGAGGTTGTCAAGACTACAAGCAGGGGCCTAAGCCAAGCAGCAAAATGAAATTTGCCTCTGATCTCTCCAGATGCCTTTCTGGGCCTATCCCACATAGTAGGTGAAATGCCCTTTCTCTGCCCTACTCCATCCACCTGTAGAAACCATCCACCAAGCCTGTACTCCACACCAAGTTTCCCAACCGAGGAGCTTCTTTTTCTCCCCCAGGTCCTCAGCAAGGCTGTACTTAGAATGCAAGCCAAGTTCACAATAAATGTGATTGTCCTATAGGGCCTATAGGCTGAGTCTTCCAAAGAAGTGTGTCTCCACTTTAAAAGAAGGACTGGGACCAgttgcagtggttcacatctgtaatctcaacattttgggaggccaaggtgggtaggcagatagcttgagtccaggagtttgtgaccagcctgggagacatagcaagaccctgactctacaaaaaaatagaaaaaattagtcaggtgtggtgatgcacacctgtactcccagctgcaagggaggctcaggtgggaggatcaactgagcccaggtcaaggctgcagtgagctgggatagcACCaccccactgcagcctgggtgacaaagtaagaccctgtgtaaaaaaattgaaaaaattactggtataaaaacaagcACACAGAATGGAACCGAATGGAGAGTTCAaaaataaggccacacatctacaaccatctgatcttcaacaaagctgacaaaaacgagcaatggggaaaagactccctattcaataaatggtactgggataaccggctagccatatgcagaagactaaGGCTGGACtcctttacaccatatacaaaattcaactcaagatggattaaagacttaaatgtaaaaccccaaactataaaaaccttagaagacaacctaggcaataccatcctggacataaaaccaagcaaagatttcataacaaagacatcaaaagcaatcaaaacgaaagcaaaaattgacaagtgggatctataATAATTAAACttcagagcttctgcacagcaaaaaaaactatcaagagatagcaaaagaaactacgaAGAGAttcctacagaatggaagaagaaatctgcaaactatgcatctgacaaaggtctaatatccagcatctataaggaacttaaatttacaagagaaacacaaccccattaaaaagtgggcaaagtacatgaatagacacttctcaaaagaagacatacatgtggccaacaagcatatgaaaaaagttaaacatcactgatcattagagaaatacaaatcaaaaccacaatgagataccatctcacaccagtcaaaatggctgttattaaaaagtcaaaaaaataacaggtgctggtaaggttgtagagaaaagggaacacttatacactgttggtgggagtgtaaattacttcaaccactgtggaaagcagtatgatgattcctcaaagagctaaaagcagaactacatTCGAACtagcaaccccactactgggtatataccagaTGAATAAAAACCATTCTGCCACAAAGACACACGAATgcgaatgttcactgcagcatttattcacaatagcaaacatgtggaatcaacctaagtgcccatcagtgatagactggataaagaaaatgcggtccatatacaccatggaatgctatgcagccataaaaaaaaaaacgagatcatgtcttttgtgggaacacaggtggagctggaggctatgatcctcagcaaactaatgcagggacagaaaaccaaataccacatgttctcgcttataaagtgggagctaaatgatgagaacttacgaagacaaaaggaaacaacagacactgaggtctacttgagggtggagggtagagggtgggagaacagagaggagcagaaaagataattaCTGGGCTctggacttaatacctgggtgatgaaataatatgtacaacaaacccccatgacactttacctgtgtaacaaaccttgacattacccccaaacctaaaataaaaactaaaaaaaaaagttaccaaaaataaataaataaaaatgctcagaatattcaggaaaaaaaaaagaaaaaactgaaaaaattgggaaaaaatagaaaaataaaagaaggacaGATTTACCCAAATGCAATCTCTAAATGGTAGGATAAttgctaaatgaaaaagaaaagtttgtacTGATACATTACAAACTCATCATGGtggtttattaattatttatgtaatttaaacttttttttttaaacaaattgccAGACGTTTCTAAGCCAGAAGCTAGGTGATTTCTCTAAGACGACTCTGGCTACTCAGGACTCTTATTCCTATCTTCAACCAGTTTGTTGGAAAACCCATGTACAATTTAGTATTTATAAAGCTTTGCCAACTGCTATAATGGCAGTCACTGAAATCACGTCGTTAATGAAATGTGGACCAGGAGCCAGAAGTGTAGCAGGAAACAGACACTAAACAGAAGTCAAAGTCAGTCACCCGGGCCTCTCCAGGTCTAGGGAGCTTTCATGGACGTCTATGATCCAAACTGAAAGATCTTAGAGAACGTACAGTGGGACAGAAGGGTGTTTTTTACGAAAGGCTGGAGCTTTAAACTTCGCCTAAAATACTTGGCTTCCTCTAAATAGTGCCTGGATAAATTGGGGGTCGTCTTCAAGAGAAATTCTCTGAGGATAAGCTCTGAGTATACAATAAGTTTAAAATGAAGAGCACAATCATTCCTGTAGTTATTAGAGATTAGTCATATCAAGGCCTGTCCCCTTCTCCACCAGCAAAGAGAACAATGACAAAAATACATGTCCAAACATGTCCTCAAAGACTTGTAGTTTTACTTGGGCTTCAGAAATACACTGAAGCTCTTATAAGGGCTTTTGGTATGGAAAATAACCATCCtaagttttttaaaagactttttatgCTTTAAGACTACAGCTAGTAAGCCAAAGTACAACTCATTACAATTTCAAATGGCAAGGGGTTAATTCTTGGAAGACCATGGTACAAGGGAAGCAACTGTGTGAGctgaattatttcaaaacaaggaCTGTACCATGTGGAGGGCCTGGTTTCCAGATTTGTGTTTCTAAAGACTAGAAtgctgaaagaaacaaaaggcccAAACTTACACAAACCCCACATGATCACAGACTGGCAACTCTAATTCCCAGGCACGCTGACTCACCAGGGTTTGCTGCTCAGCTCCTGCTGCTGAGGGAGGCATGGGCACCCAGTGAGATAAGAGGATTTCCTGGCCTCCATCTGACCCACCTACCCCAGGCCACTCACCCCGCCCCCACTGGACAGATGCTTCATCCTAGCAGCTTCCTCCAAATCCTGGCGCCAAGGCCTTCAGGTAGGGACAGAACAGATGGGACTCCCAAAGAGGCCCTAATCCCATTTAGCCAACCAGCCCTCCATGTAAGAGCATCTTTTGATTACCTGACACAGCAGAACCAGCTGAAACCTGAAAGCTTTTAACATGCCCAGCAGATGAAAATAGGGAGAAGAATATCAGTTTCAACAGATGATCAATCAGCAAATGCCTGAAGGTTGGATCCTTCTTCCATTCTGGTCCCTTTCTTTGAAATGCCCCCATTCCACTGAGTGTTGAGGCGAGTGGTGGTCTAAAGCCAGAAGAAAATATCTCCAGATCTGGTGCGTATGGTCCCCTGATTACTCCGATTACTGCCCAACAGTACCTTCTTCTGTGTCTGCCCCCTTCTCTGGGAAGATACTTTTGCTCTCCCAGAGCTTTCCCCAGGCTCAATCACAGTGCCCAGCcccgtggcccaggctggcagCACTTCAAGTGTTTTAAAGTTGAAGGTCTCCCCTAGACTCACTAGCTGATGGCTAACGGCTAATAATAGCAGTCATCAATTATTGGGCACTTGATGCGGTGCCAGGCGCTATGCTAAGCACTTCTAGGGACATGAACTCACACATACTCATCACAGCCCCctttaaaaacaaggaaactgaggctgaggaaACTAAATTACCCAAGATCACACATCTGGATCAAGATACCATGACATTTACCCCTAGGCTAGATTGCAGAGCCCACCCACAAAAGCAGAGCACCTAGAGAGAACGCACGACGGACCGGCCCCAAGTTCAGGAGTGACACCATAGCAACCCCAGAGCAGCAAATCTCACCATCAGTCACTGGAGAGAGAACACATCGTCTGCGCTCGGCGCTCAAGAAGGATCTCCTCCTCACTGCCCTCTTCCCAGGCCAGCCCTGCTGCAATGAACCAGGCAGACACCATGCACCCAGGCTCAGCCCCACCAGACGTGGAAACTAGAATTAGTCCAGATGCCCTAAACCTGTGACGTTTTTGTCCACCAGCAGAGTTAAAAGCTTCAGCTCTGAAAAGGATGCCCAACTGTGCCACTGGCTAATTGTCTGACCCTAATAGAAGCCTGAATTTCCTCAGTCTGCAAAATGGTATCTGCCTGACAGAGCTCTTGAAAGGATTCAGTGAGGGAATGCAGATAAAAGGTACATGGCTTCAGAGAAAACACTTGATACGACAGCTGTTACtgtattagtagtagtagtagctcAGTAGTATCTGGTTAGCCTGTTGGAAGTCCCAGCTTACTCCATCTGAACAATGGGCTCCCAGCCTCAGATTCCACAGGCCCAGCTGGCCAGGACTTCCTACCCCCTGCACTGAGTCACTGGCCCAGGGCTTGTTCCAAAACCAATTATCTTGCCACAGCACTGATCCTACTCAAATACACCACTACCCAGTAATGCTTGGAGGACCAGACTCTCTACAGCACAGGATTTCCTTGTGATGGATCCTGAATAAAATCAAGCTGAGTATCTGCTGTGCCCAATGGATACTGAATTGCTATGCCCAGTCCCTAACCTGGAGCAGGCTTTCAGCCAGTTCCAAACTCCTTCCCCTCTCCACTTAGTCTCAACTCTGCAGATCTGCAAAAGAAAGGATGTCTAGCTCTCCACTCAGTTACTAATTGAATGGAACTGCCTTCCCAGTTGGTCCTCCTCCCCATCACTGCCACTTCTGAAGTGGACAGCCTAAGCACAATCTGGACATCCCGGCACTAAATTTTCAACAACAGAACATTATTAgtcataaatataattttgtatttgttaggACATTACGAAAGCTATATATAAATGTAGCTCTGTGAAGCaattaccccattttacaggaaGCTAAACGGAGACACACCAAGGTCAAGGAGCCTATCTAGGAATGGAGGAAACAGAAGCGCAGTGATGAAGAGGATGAGCTCAGACAAACCAAGACAAACCATTGCCATTGCCATGGCAATCTCACCAAATAAGTGGAACTGTCCATATGGAACTTTAAAACAGGGCAGCTGTACCTCAAAGCACTATTGGGTagaataaatgagataacacatgtAAATGCTCTGCTCAATACCTGACTCACAGAAAGCCTTTGGTTGGTAAGTGTTAGCCTCTATAATAGTTATAATTATTGTCACAACATTGGTGACAGAATCGTTTCGCTTCTCCTAGAACAGTGCTCTTTTTAGGAGCCAGCCCGTATCTCCCGTGGCGATTCAGGTCTGCTCACAATAAGTgaccattctcctgcatcagcaaGGGGCACAAATGGGTTGAATGGAGCCAGAGACAAGGagggatgtggagaaagaaagggcaggagaaagaaggaaaaaaaaaaaacccacaaactgGGGAAACCTAtttctaggctttttttttttttcttttctacttagaGCTTTGAATGTTTACCTGAAAGACCAAAGAGAGCAGCTCTGCTCAGCTTCTGCTGGACCAAGATCAGCCTCCAGCTTCTCTCCCTCAGTCTCAGCCCAGctgctctgcctctccctccctcctctgcacATCAGTCTCCAGACTCTTTCCTCCCCTGTGCCAGCGCTGGCCGCTGTTCCTGGGGATGGGCTTGGCTGGCTGCCTGGTCCTAGGCCTGGAGCAGCCACTGCCGGGCCCAAAGGGCAATCCCAGAGGCCGCAGTCCCTGGGTTGCTCTAGCTCCAAAGAGGGATTAGAAAGTTGCTCCTATCTCCTAGGTAGACCATGAAATGACAACCAGGCAAGTCCCTATCTTCTAGGGGCTTACTCTCAACTGCGTCTTACAGAACAGAACCACCACAGAGGACAAACCCACACTGAGACTCCGTACAAATGTAgacaggagaaggagagagaagtgtgAACCACTATTACAGAAAGAAAGGTAGAGAGGGACGGGGGACGTGAAATCAGTATCTGTGGAGCCTGGGGCTACATGCTTCATATTCATCATCACCTTCAGGACTCCCAACAACCTCAAGAAATGAGTTGTTGCAGCTTTCCTAGATTAGGAAACAGGTCTCTTAACTACTAAGCAGTAAGACTGGAAAATAAAACCAGTCTGCCAGACTTTCTATGGGGAAGTTTCAGAGAGAAGGCAGGTCTTATTCTGGTCCTTAAATGTCTATAAGCATGAaatggaagggaggagggagagggttgATATGGTTAGCTCATGTTATTAAAGTACATTAAtaacaatattgtaaaaataattacatacatTTATTGATTATGAATTATCACATTTTATCCATGACTCTATAAGGAAGATAAtataatcttcattttacagagggagGAAGTGAATAGAGCTTGAGAGAGGtggcctgagatcacacagccaaTCTGTGGAGGAGAAGGATTCAAATTCAGGCAGTCTGACTCTAAACTTGCCACTTTGCATCACTGGTCTCACTACTGTTCTCTGCTATGATGTGTGCATGCCAGGATATTCCCCTACCCCTAAGGAGGTACTGATGCCCCAAGAAGAAAATGTCCAACATCCTATCAACGCCTATGTATATTCCTGAAGAACCAAGTCAATATGAACAGAGTACACCCCCTTTGGTTCTGCTGTGAAATCCTCCTGAGCAATGTGTACTCTCGAGcaagccacttaacctctctgagtttctgTGACCCCAACATTAAAGTTAGGGGTCTGGGTTAGTCTTTCCAAGGTCCAATATTCTGGGGCTACCTTCACCTTTTTTGGCATTCAATGAGGCCAAAGTTCTAAATGTGCAACCCTCCTGAGGACAGGCACTTTGCCTCCTTGGTGAACGGATCTCACAGTTCTCTTTGCCCAAGACTATCAGAGTCAAAGAAAAAGCATAAGTCCAAAAGCAGAGGGAAAGCAGGGCTACTCCAATCTGAACAAGGGTGGGATAGGAAACACTGGTTTTGCAGGCTTCCCGCTCCTTAATCATCTTAGTTTGATCTCTGGAGGGTCAGTAATAGGCCCAGACATGGAAAACAGACCCAAGCAAACTGACTGCTGAGGCTCGCTGGGTCAGGAAGCCCACTCAGAGGAATGTCTGTTGGCTACTGATGGACAGCCTGTCACCCAAGGAACAGACTTGTGAAATGAGGAGCTAAAAAACAGGAGGCAAATGCTGGCACCAAAAGTCAGTGTCAGCAAGACACTTGAGATCTGCTCTGAGGCTTCCTTGACAGAAGGGACCAATCCATTCCACTCCTCCATTCTGTTCCCATCTAGAATCTATTCAGCAACAAGAAACCACTGCCAGATGCTGGTGCTCCTACATATTAGCAATATAAAAAGCCCATCTTTTCAACTTTCATCTAAATAGTTTGTAGAGCTAGCTGGGTGcaggtttttatttcttcctacatATGCCAGATACCCAAAGGCCAGAGAACATGAGTACATGAATTCCTCAGACAGCTTTTCTACAGCTGCCAGGGGCTGAGGCGGCTGTACTGGCACAGCCATCCTCCGGAGAGTCTCACAGCAAGACCACAGGAGCCCCTTGATCCTACCTGGCAGCCACAGACTCTGAATGACCTGAGAAAAAGATGGAATATGGATGGTGTCCATTTGTAAACTACTTCCTAGAAagtaaatgtgcaaaaataacaagGAAAGATTGAGGGAACACTTTAAATGCAGAGTTGCTGCTGCCACTTCCAACTTAAGACTTCAAAGATCACCTTTGGAGATTAGGTCTTACccagagctacttgggagggaaaGCCGATCCCTCTGCCAAAGCAAGCAAGACCCGTCTGCTTctattttccagcttttaaaagactttttgtCCTAAAATGTACTGCAGCAACAAGCTAAGACAGCAGTTCCAGTTAGGGTTGGGGAGGAACCCATGACTTTTTACATCAACCAGTCTCAAAAGtgtaaaagaaaagagggaggaagtaAGGGAGAAAGAGGGTAGGGAGGAcagagaaaacttttaaaaaagaaaactggctatatttctataaaatcatCTTAGGTCACATGACTAAGACCAGCCAGTTTAGCACAgtcatt
The genomic region above belongs to Chlorocebus sabaeus isolate Y175 chromosome 5, mChlSab1.0.hap1, whole genome shotgun sequence and contains:
- the DCUN1D3 gene encoding DCN1-like protein 3; this encodes MGQCVTKCKNPSSTLGSKNGDRDPSNKSHSRRGAGHREEQVPPCGKPGGDILVNGTKKAEAATEACQLPTSSGDAGRESKSNAEESSLQRLEELFRRYKDEREDAILEEGMERFCNDLCVDPTEFRVLLLAWKFQAATMCKFTRKEFFDGCKAISADSIDGICARFPSLLTEAKQEDKFKDLYRFTFQFGLDSEEGQRSLHREIAIALWKLVFTQNNPPVLDQWLNFLTENPSGIKGISRDTWNMFLNFTQVIGPDLSNYSEDEAWPSLFDTFVEWEMERRKREGEGRGALSSGPEGLCPEEQT